The Mangifera indica cultivar Alphonso chromosome 12, CATAS_Mindica_2.1, whole genome shotgun sequence DNA window GAATTTTATCTAGGTTTTGGAATTTTGATTCTCTAGAGGTGGAGGGTTAGTGATTTCCTTGTGGGTTTTTGGGTGTAATAATATCTTGGGTTATTGTCCTTGTTGTTTCGTTCAGATAATCCAACTTCTGTCAAAAAATTTTCCTGAATGAAGATGCAGATTATTATAATACACATCATCCTGATCATCATAAGCACTAGaacttgtttgtttgtttgtttggttgGTTGGTAATATTTGGTGTAAAGTTGTTCATCTGTTTGCTTGGTGGCATCAGAACTTGCAATCTAAGCAAAAATGATAGGAATCTCAGTGTAGCCAATGAAGTTAGAGTTCAAAGTCATATACCACTACACTCCTTAACCTCGCATTTGGGATCATTATATACCATTAGGCTTTGCAACTTTGACACCTGCATGGGATCTGTAGCCTCGCACTTTGGATTGTGACATATCACTATGCTCTTTAGCCTTTGACGTCCATATGGGTTCCCTGTGGCATGATATTGAGAGGAGACATGACGGTGGTTTTCATGGATCCAATTATCGTTCATTGAACCAAAGATAGTAACAAAAAGCCACCCCACCAACCGCTACCATCAACCCCACCATAGATTTATAGAATTTTGTTTGAGAATTACTTTCCCTGTCGTTACTAATGATGCCTTAGCTGGCAGGGAAGTGCAGTGTCTTTCTTTCTGAATGCCTTCCCTCTCAGTCAATTTAACAAGTTTTGGAATCTCCTAAGTGTCGGCATTGCTTTTACTGCAGACAGGATTTTACATCCAGTGGTGGACCAAACAGTCTGTACCCGTTTGACCATCTTTGACAAAGTAGTTGAACAAAATGAAACATCTCGCGGTTAATCCGATCAAACTGTTTTAAATCTCATGATTATTCCGATCAAACCGGTCTTGCTgatattaatatgattaaaatttattattgagaATGAAGGGATGCAAATCCTGTCATAACATCCATCATGCTAATATCAACATGGTTTCAATTATTACAGATAAAAGGGATTAGAATCTGGATTTTCTTACATACCATCCATTGGTTGGACGCATTCATTATTGAATATtgtctaataaatataaatcaataaaacacgATCTGAGTATCAAACACTGATCAACAagaatattgtttaataaaatataggaTACCATGTTAGATTGAATAAAACTCGAGCCTGACTGTGTCTctcaaaaatcaaatattagaCTATTAATCACATACACTAAAGCCAACTAGACACTATGCTCATTCATATGACCAATTAAAATGGGTTGAATGGGCAATTTTAGTAACTTATTAAGGAAAGAAGTAAGGCTAAGCACAACCCTGAACATCCTCGGGTTTTCTCTTGAACAAGCCAGGTCTATAGCCATGCTCAAGCATTTTCTCAACTTCTTCAAATTGCAATCCTTTAGTTTCCGGTACCAAGAAGTAAATGGCAACGAGTCCTATGGTGGAAAATCCGGCGAATAAAAGGAAAGTACCGGCGGAACCAAGAGCTTCAGTAAGAGTTAAGAAGGTCAAGCTGACAATGAGATTCGATGTCCAGTTAGCAACTGCAGCAATGCCTCCACCTATACCTCTGTATCTCAATGGATAAATCTCAGAGTTGACAATCCATGGAACTGTTCCCATCCCTGGTGAGTAAACTATAATGTATAAGCCAAGGAGGATGACTGCAAGGATCCCAAATTTACTTGGACAGCCATCCTTAAAATATGTACGGTGCTCTCCACCACATTTGTCCTCATTTAACTTGTCATCAAGCAAACATGCTCCAGGAAGGTGCTGAAAATTGAACATAGTCATAAAATGAACCCAATCAGTAAGAAAATTAAGCGGTTGAGGAGGGGAAAATGTAATCAAGTACAGTAATGGGACTTACTTCATTTCCGTTATGTGCGCAGAAGCCACATTTTACTTTCAAGCATGACATGCAGTTCCATTTTGCTGGATTTGCAGCTTTGGAGTAAGCTGGACATGTACTGTTGTTGCCAAAGTGAGATGTTTCCAATGGGCTAATAGAAGGAGCATGAACTGAGGCTTGCCAAAACACTGCAGCTAACACAACAAGGCTAGAAATGATTCCAAACATTGAGATGATCATAAGTCTCCTTCTTCCAGATCGATCAACAAAGGCCATACTAACAATAGAGCCAACTGCATTGAGGCCGGAAGTCACCAGGGAGAGAGCTAGAGCTGTGCTCTTTGAAGCAAATCCAGCGAATTGAACTATGGATGGACTGTAATACATGACAGTGTTGATACCCACAAACTGTTGAGCCACTTGAACTGTAATTCCAGCATAAAGTCCCCTCCTTACAACAGGGTTACCAAAAGCTCCTTTTAatctagaaaaattgtctttcCCAATGATAGCTTCCTCAGCTTTTTCAGTTTCAACAGACTGTTGTAACAATTGCATCTCTTGTTCAACTTCATTAGCAGAGTAAATTTTCTGCAGGATGGCCCTTGCCTCTTCTTCACGTTCCTGAATAAGTTCAGAAGCAACACTGGTTGAGGGATTTATCCCggtaaacaagaaaaaaaagacattgCATGGCGGATTATACCTTTCTGTAAAGGTATCTAGGAGATTCAGGAAGGGTGAGCATCAATATAAACTGAATCAAAGCTGGTACCCCTGCAACACCGAGCATCCAACGCCAAGTTCCAGGAGCCTGATAGTGATACAAGATATTGGATTGAAATTGCACAGTAAatcaaaaacacaaatttaCGTGGCTCGGCTACAGAGCAAcagttccattttttattgAGTAAAGTGATAAGCAATTCTTCGAATACGGGTTAAGTAATTAGAACAAAATAGTTTCAAGAATAATGATTAAGTTGCATACCTTGGATAATGCTAGATTGACGAGGTAGGACACAAATTGGCCACCTGTAATTAGCAAGCCATTTGTGCTAACCAATGCTCCTCTAATTCTTGCAGGAGATGCTTCTGAAATGTAAAGCGGTGAAGTCATGGAAGCCATTCCAACTCCAAGACCAACCAGTACTCTTCCAAGAATAATCATCCAGGGAGCTGGAGCAACAGCCATCACAATTGCACCAATGAAGAATAATACATCGGCTGCTAAAATTGACATTCTTCTCCCAAACATGTCGTTGATCCATCCGCCAATGGCAGCTCCAAAGATAGCACCTGCAACAGCCATACTCACAATTGTTTCCTGCACAGACAATTTTTTGATCaattaaacacaacataaataaaattaactaaactatattttcaaaaaagtgaaaaaaaaaaaaaacctggaGCCATGTTTTCTTTTCAACagcttcaaaatcatctttaaTATACAAAAGGGCACCAGATATGACTCCTACAGCAACGTTCAATAAACATATTCAAAAATAtgcaaaacataaaaaaatatcgGTTGGCAACACTGCTTAATTGTTATACCTGTATCATAACCAAACAACAGCCCTCCAATGCCAGCTGCAAAAGCAAGCTTCATAATATAGGGAGTCGTCCATACGGTTCGCCAGCATTCTGTGAACTCAGTCTTATCTGCTTTTGAGGCCCCTACTTCCACCATAATTGTTACACAAAAAACTGCGTCAAGAGAACGTTAGCAACAAACCCACCAAGATTCAACCTGCAAGAACAAACCCTGATcacataaaaattttcattttatagtAATAAGTAACGTAATTTTTTGGCATTATTTTATTCACCATTAACTTGTTTCGTGGATTACATACAATAAAATTgcaataactaaaaaaaaacaGTGATAGAAATTGTCGAGGAAACAGATTAAAACCAAACAACTAATCAAAATCACCCTTATTAATTACATATTGGGAAGTACAGGTCAACTTCCCAATGAAAATAAAGGCATTTATTACATGCGTGAAACCAAACCATTGTTGCCGATGGAATTACCGCTCAACTTGTGACAAATCTTATCATCAAAACTTCCAAGTTTCAGACTTTACATGGCAAATTGAGTTCaatatagcatgcatgcatattGCAGAAAACGATGATACACTATGAAAACAAGTCTTAAGAATCAAACAGAAACAGCAATCTTACCAGAATCTTAGTaagcttctttctttctttctttttagtaCACTAGTGTTTACTGTGTTGCTGAAGAAAAGGAGATGCTAGAATAGAATTTgtgcatataaatataaaaattaaatacctTTTTATGAATGACAATGGAGTTATTGTCAGAACAATGTATGAGTGAAAGTAACAACTGTATTACCAAAATTCGGTGAAAAGTAACGTGATTTTCTCCTAAGGCTAAGAAGGGCAGGCTGGACTTCCTGGTTAAGACGACACGCCAGCCAGACTGTGGATAAGTTCTAGTATCTTCTGTGGATCAAATCTTAGATTATACGGTTTTGTAGGGAGAACGATCATCATTCCCAAATTAATCACGTTACGTCCCTCACCATTTaatgtttataatataataattataattagcattttacattctaaattgtattaaatattttttcacccatccatcttttataaaatattaaatttcaaagCAAAATAATCACTAACAGTGATTGAAATCACATTAAACCAGTTTAAttccaattaaaattatgttgaaataatgtgaatttaattctaattttaatagtaattgATGCAATTACATATTTggaattaattaaagtttttattttttatttttttttcaattgatagTGGGGATCAAATGATAAGttttttagtttgtaaaataattatcaacAATGGTTGAAATTGCGCTGGATCAGTTGTAGTTGATTCAATTACAAACTTATAACTAATTGAATTTAGggttaaagttttgattttttttttttttaattgatacttggatttataacaataaatttttagatttgtaAAACAATCAGCAACGGTGATTGAAATGAAGTTGGATCAATGGTAATTGATGCAATTACAAATATAGGATTAGTTGAAGTTAGGGTAACagtattttttcattaaatattggtggggaaatgataatttgaaaaattgttacaAACGGAATTCGAACCGATGCCTTTTCGAAGTGGTACTTGAAACTGGTACCGTACACCCACACGGCCATTTGGAAGAGTttgattaaagttttattacataatttatatgtcaaatgatttgatttagttaaatACTTGTTACATTGCCCGtgttaacaaattttcattgtcacattatttgtcatataataaacttgaatatatttttgtagGTATAAAATCAGTGAATGTTTGGATAATCCAGATAAACATCCATATCATGTACCTTTCAATTGTATGCTTTTGGATagatgaaaaaatgaaacttcatTTAACAAAATGATTCCAATTTAAGGGCTTTAATTATGTGTCATAAGGTATGGTTGGTAAAGGATTTAATActcaaaattcaaaagtttACCCAAATCATATTTAACtatttagcttttttttttttttttaagttattgcataatgtttttgtttttgcatttttgaaatataagtATGTGACTTGTTATAATTCATcttatttataatacaaaaaataagtatatcATTTTGTTAGAAATAGTTTTACCTTATTAGATATTTATTCTAGTATCTGGAGCACAAAATACATGAAATAGATTACGAAGCATTCAAACTAtgatttatacttaatatttaGACCATGCAATTGACATcgatattataatttatctctttaaagattatttttttatgttttttctctttctttatcaTTATTGCTCACTAGTTCAAATGAgtaaaacttaaacttaaattcaaactagtcattttaaatttaaattgagtttgaattaatctttattcaaattcgatttgactcaaatatacCTTCAGAGTCACTAATGGAAACACATAAAAAGATCTCTGGCCCAAGTAACTTGGTCCGGGTGCCTGCAAGCCAACCAACCCAATCTCATGATGGGCTAAGGCCATTGACATGGGATGGGACAGTCAACACAAGGGATTGGATTGTTCTCTATGAAATGTAATCGTCTAAGAATGTGATAACTTGCCTGCCCAACTGTAGTGAATAAATGAATGATACGATAGATGAAGCCTGGCAAGATGTAATCAAAGCAAATGCAGAGTCTCAATCAAGACCAGAAAGGAAAAGTTAGGGCTTTTTAATTGAAGCAAAAAACATAGACAAAATTTGGGAGTGGGTTC harbors:
- the LOC123192455 gene encoding inositol transporter 4-like, translated to MVEVGASKADKTEFTECWRTVWTTPYIMKLAFAAGIGGLLFGYDTGVISGALLYIKDDFEAVEKKTWLQETIVSMAVAGAIFGAAIGGWINDMFGRRMSILAADVLFFIGAIVMAVAPAPWMIILGRVLVGLGVGMASMTSPLYISEASPARIRGALVSTNGLLITGGQFVSYLVNLALSKAPGTWRWMLGVAGVPALIQFILMLTLPESPRYLYRKEREEEARAILQKIYSANEVEQEMQLLQQSVETEKAEEAIIGKDNFSRLKGAFGNPVVRRGLYAGITVQVAQQFVGINTVMYYSPSIVQFAGFASKSTALALSLVTSGLNAVGSIVSMAFVDRSGRRRLMIISMFGIISSLVVLAAVFWQASVHAPSISPLETSHFGNNSTCPAYSKAANPAKWNCMSCLKVKCGFCAHNGNEHLPGACLLDDKLNEDKCGGEHRTYFKDGCPSKFGILAVILLGLYIIVYSPGMGTVPWIVNSEIYPLRYRGIGGGIAAVANWTSNLIVSLTFLTLTEALGSAGTFLLFAGFSTIGLVAIYFLVPETKGLQFEEVEKMLEHGYRPGLFKRKPEDVQGCA